In the genome of Nonomuraea sp. NBC_00507, the window GGTCACCAGCCGCCAGCCCTGCTCGGTCCTGTGCAGCTCGCGTACGGTGACCCCCGTCCTGACGTCGGCCCCCGACGCCTTGGCGACAGCCTCGGGGAGCGCGCCGACGCCGTGCGTCAGCGAGGTGAAGACCGGCCCGGCGTCTTTGGGCGTCTCCTCCACGAGGTGCCGGGCCGCCGTCAGCAGCGAGCGCTCGGAACGGGCGACGGCCGCCACCCGCGGCATCGTGGCCTCCAGCGACAACATGTCGGAACGGCCTGCGTAGACGCCGCCGAGCAGCGGCTCCACCAGCCGGTCCACGACCTCGCCGCCCATCCTCGCGCGGATGTAGGCGGCCACGGACACGTCGGTGCGCACCAGCGTGGGCGGCAGGATCTGGTCGAGCGGCACGCGCAGCAGCCCGCCGGGCGAGATGATGCCCGACTTGGCCAGCTCGGTCAGGTCGGCGGGGACGCCCATGACCTGCCCCTTCGGCATCGGGCGCAGCGCGCCCCTGGTGTAGACGGCCGATTGCATGGTGCCGGGGAACACCAGGGCGTCGCCGAGCCCAACGGCTCTGGCCAGCTCGGCGCCCTCGGGCCGCCTGGCCAGCATGGCCTCGGCGCCCGCGTCGACGCTCACCCCGGCGACCTCCGAGACGTGCAACTTGCCCCCGACGCGCGGGCCTGCCTCGAGCACGGTCACTTTGACCCGCTCGCCGGCGCCCTGCCGGATGTACCAAGCGGCGGCGAGACCGGAGATTCCCGCGCCGACGACGACCACGTGCGCCCGATTCCCTTCCACGCCTCCTGACGCTACCGCCTCATGGGCGTGGCCAGCCGCTCGGGGCCGCGAGGGCCGCGGCATATGGCGACGGAGTGAGGCGAACACGGTGACCGTACCGTGACTCCCGCCTTCAAACCGGGATGATCCGCACGCCGTCTTAGAGGCATGAGGAGAATCCGGTACGGCATCGCGCTCTCGGCCGCCTGCGCGGCCCTG includes:
- the hemG gene encoding protoporphyrinogen oxidase, whose amino-acid sequence is MEGNRAHVVVVGAGISGLAAAWYIRQGAGERVKVTVLEAGPRVGGKLHVSEVAGVSVDAGAEAMLARRPEGAELARAVGLGDALVFPGTMQSAVYTRGALRPMPKGQVMGVPADLTELAKSGIISPGGLLRVPLDQILPPTLVRTDVSVAAYIRARMGGEVVDRLVEPLLGGVYAGRSDMLSLEATMPRVAAVARSERSLLTAARHLVEETPKDAGPVFTSLTHGVGALPEAVAKASGADVRTGVTVRELHRTEQGWRLVTGPVPRPETIEADAVIVAVPGPAAARLLKAEAPKAAGELARIEYASMAIVTLAYPLGAFPEPPAFSGYLVPPVEGRPVKAVTFSSVKWPHLAGDLVILRCSIGRIGEEHLLHREDTELVSLATAEMADVMGARGLPVDSRVTRWGGGLPQYNVGHLDRVARVRAAVAMEPGLAVCGAAYDGIGIPACVGTARTAAARILDHLSLRGE